In Panthera leo isolate Ple1 chromosome F3, P.leo_Ple1_pat1.1, whole genome shotgun sequence, one genomic interval encodes:
- the STUM gene encoding protein stum homolog isoform X3, which translates to MFGKSQAPRPLPHLQGRLVMAPGPCAPSGCHMGLAGVGLRGTFVSAFAVLCGARTDLPDRHVCCVFWLNIAAALIQTLTAIVMVGWIMSIFWGMDMVILAISQGYKEQGIPQQL; encoded by the exons ATGTTCGGTAAATCTCAGgctccccgtcccctcccccacttgcagggACGGCTAGTCATGGCCCCAGGACCGTGCGCCCCCTCAGGCTGCCACATGGGCCTCGCCGGCGTGGGGCTAAGAG GGACGTTCGTCTCGGCCTTCGCCGTCCTCTGCGGAGCCCGCACCGACCTCCCGGACAGGCACGTGTGCTGCGTCTTCTGGCTGAACATCGCGGCGGCCCTCATCCAGACCCTCACGGCCATCGTCATGGTGGGCTGGATCATGAGCATCTTCTGGGGCATGGACATGGTCATCCTCGCCA TTTCCCAAG GCTACAAGGAGCAGGGCATCCCACAGCAGCTGTGA